In Triticum aestivum cultivar Chinese Spring chromosome 5B, IWGSC CS RefSeq v2.1, whole genome shotgun sequence, the following proteins share a genomic window:
- the LOC123110343 gene encoding uncharacterized protein isoform X2, producing the protein MSLRRLLGLSTAAVSGRYLSTAGAVSGRLRRSLSTGAASSHPPPWAIIDHSAEVDRSSSAQTACFRPVGPPGVSSISAPAHLIDPTARPTADGGRVQYLGGNVVQVLFGHVGAASGDGHLLLSYHDLRAEGPCTNWDLTGNPEIQRFVCNPLTGEMLRLPDIGGCRKILVVHHMGLLTQADGGPGCGPPDRFAVADFVYNGALERFLSDEGKWKTVMMGSPGGPLLPREMEMNQETVAFGGRLWWVDLTLGAVSVDPFADRPEIRFVELPSGSVLPAPACAHETDLSKVEERALSMMELAKRRRIGVSEGRLRYAEVTPGGPFLLSSYALDDGEGSGWKLEHQVSLRKVLADGGYPWQENSAQSSPQIAVLDPLDASVIYIKVGEHVLVVVDMHNGKVIGASRLEDEYFSVIPCVLPAWLGSSRIPTAAAGSWN; encoded by the exons ATGTCGCTCCGGCGCCTCCTGGGCCTCTCCACCGCTGCCGTCTCCGGCCGCTACCTCTCCACCGCCGGCGCCGTCTCCGGCCGCCTTCGCCGCTCCCTCTCcaccggcgccgcctcctcgcacccgcCACCATGGGCCATCATCGACCACTCGGCCGAGGTTGACCGGTCGTCGTCGGCCCAGACCGCGTGCTTCCGCCCCGTGGGCCCTCCGGGCGTCTCCAGCATCTCCGCCCCGGCGCACCTCATCGACCCCACCGCACGCCCCACCGCGGACGGCGGCAGGGTCCAATACCTCGGCGGCAACGTCGTCCAGGTCCTCTTCGGCCACGTCGGCGCCGCCAGCggcgacggccacctcctgctcaGCTACCACGACCTCCGGGCGGAGGGCCCCTGCACCAACTGGGACCTCACCGGGAACCCCGAGATCCAGCGCTTCGTCTGCAACCCCCTCACCGGCGAGATGCTCCGCCTTCCCGACATCGGCGGCTGCCGGAAGATCCTCGTCGTCCACCACATGGGCCTCCTCACCCAGGCCGACGGAGGGCCCGGGTGCGGGCCGCCCGACAGGTTCGCCGTCGCCGACTTCGTCTATAACGGGGCCCTTGAGCGGTTCCTCTCCGATGAAGGCAAGTGGAAGACGGTGATGATGGGCTCGCCCGGCGGACCGCTGCTCCCGCGCGAGATGGAGATGAACCAGGAGACGGTTGCCTTCGGCGGCCGCCTGTGGTGGGTCGACCTCACCCTGGGCGCCGTCTCCGTCGACCCCTTTGCCGACCGGCCGGAGATCCGGTTCGTCGAGCTGCCCAGCGGCAGCGTGCTGCCTGCGCCTGCATGTGCTCACGAAACAGATCTCAGCAAGGTCGAGGAACGGGCTCTGTCCATGATGGAGTTGGCCAAGCGCCGGCGCATCGGCGTGAGCGAGGGGAGGCTGCGCTATGCCGAGGTGACTCCGGGCGGGCCGTTTCTGCTCAGCTCATATGCGCTCGACGACGGCGAGGGCAGCGGCTGGAAGCTGGAGCACCAGGTGTCGCTGAGGAAGGTCTTGGCGGACGGAGGCTACCCGTGGCAGGAGAACTCGGCGCAGTCGTCGCCGCAGATCGCCGTCCTTGACCCTCTCGACGCCAGTGTCATTTACATCAAGGTCGGTGAGCACGTCCTCGTCGTGGTGGACATGCACAATGGGAAGGTGATCGGGGCCTCTCGGCTTGAAGACGAGTACTTTTCTGTCATACCATGCGTGCTTCCAGCGTGGCTTGGATCAAGCCGGATCCCCACGGCAGCGGCAG GTTCCTGGAACTAA
- the LOC123110343 gene encoding uncharacterized protein isoform X1 encodes MSLRRLLGLSTAAVSGRYLSTAGAVSGRLRRSLSTGAASSHPPPWAIIDHSAEVDRSSSAQTACFRPVGPPGVSSISAPAHLIDPTARPTADGGRVQYLGGNVVQVLFGHVGAASGDGHLLLSYHDLRAEGPCTNWDLTGNPEIQRFVCNPLTGEMLRLPDIGGCRKILVVHHMGLLTQADGGPGCGPPDRFAVADFVYNGALERFLSDEGKWKTVMMGSPGGPLLPREMEMNQETVAFGGRLWWVDLTLGAVSVDPFADRPEIRFVELPSGSVLPAPACAHETDLSKVEERALSMMELAKRRRIGVSEGRLRYAEVTPGGPFLLSSYALDDGEGSGWKLEHQVSLRKVLADGGYPWQENSAQSSPQIAVLDPLDASVIYIKVGEHVLVVVDMHNGKVIGASRLEDEYFSVIPCVLPAWLGSSRIPTAAAGKMDVLESTDDLFSFV; translated from the exons ATGTCGCTCCGGCGCCTCCTGGGCCTCTCCACCGCTGCCGTCTCCGGCCGCTACCTCTCCACCGCCGGCGCCGTCTCCGGCCGCCTTCGCCGCTCCCTCTCcaccggcgccgcctcctcgcacccgcCACCATGGGCCATCATCGACCACTCGGCCGAGGTTGACCGGTCGTCGTCGGCCCAGACCGCGTGCTTCCGCCCCGTGGGCCCTCCGGGCGTCTCCAGCATCTCCGCCCCGGCGCACCTCATCGACCCCACCGCACGCCCCACCGCGGACGGCGGCAGGGTCCAATACCTCGGCGGCAACGTCGTCCAGGTCCTCTTCGGCCACGTCGGCGCCGCCAGCggcgacggccacctcctgctcaGCTACCACGACCTCCGGGCGGAGGGCCCCTGCACCAACTGGGACCTCACCGGGAACCCCGAGATCCAGCGCTTCGTCTGCAACCCCCTCACCGGCGAGATGCTCCGCCTTCCCGACATCGGCGGCTGCCGGAAGATCCTCGTCGTCCACCACATGGGCCTCCTCACCCAGGCCGACGGAGGGCCCGGGTGCGGGCCGCCCGACAGGTTCGCCGTCGCCGACTTCGTCTATAACGGGGCCCTTGAGCGGTTCCTCTCCGATGAAGGCAAGTGGAAGACGGTGATGATGGGCTCGCCCGGCGGACCGCTGCTCCCGCGCGAGATGGAGATGAACCAGGAGACGGTTGCCTTCGGCGGCCGCCTGTGGTGGGTCGACCTCACCCTGGGCGCCGTCTCCGTCGACCCCTTTGCCGACCGGCCGGAGATCCGGTTCGTCGAGCTGCCCAGCGGCAGCGTGCTGCCTGCGCCTGCATGTGCTCACGAAACAGATCTCAGCAAGGTCGAGGAACGGGCTCTGTCCATGATGGAGTTGGCCAAGCGCCGGCGCATCGGCGTGAGCGAGGGGAGGCTGCGCTATGCCGAGGTGACTCCGGGCGGGCCGTTTCTGCTCAGCTCATATGCGCTCGACGACGGCGAGGGCAGCGGCTGGAAGCTGGAGCACCAGGTGTCGCTGAGGAAGGTCTTGGCGGACGGAGGCTACCCGTGGCAGGAGAACTCGGCGCAGTCGTCGCCGCAGATCGCCGTCCTTGACCCTCTCGACGCCAGTGTCATTTACATCAAGGTCGGTGAGCACGTCCTCGTCGTGGTGGACATGCACAATGGGAAGGTGATCGGGGCCTCTCGGCTTGAAGACGAGTACTTTTCTGTCATACCATGCGTGCTTCCAGCGTGGCTTGGATCAAGCCGGATCCCCACGGCAGCGGCAG GCAAGATGGATGTCTTGGAATCGACAGATGATCTGTTTAGTTTCGTCTAG
- the LOC123115631 gene encoding uncharacterized protein, giving the protein MADDELEQEQEQELVVPEADERSRWIARHPVGCAGVSLVCIYCHLATDDPLFTLLILLLGLLAVFLYDLAWVYMNDSAVAADEPEEEVELEVPEADERSRWAVTCLIGCAGISLLRIACLVDHHNNPRMSLLMLLLFYLGVFLCGLFEAFVIQRYLNVEGQQKLVDKFLLFY; this is encoded by the exons ATGGCCGACGACGAgctggagcaggagcaggagcaggagctggtGGTGCCGGAGGCCGACGAGCGTAGCCGTTGGATAGCGCGGCACCCTGTGGGCTGCGCCGGCGTCTCGCTTGTTTGCATCTACTGCCACTTGGCCACCGACGACCCGCTCTTCACGCTCCTTATCCTTCTGCTCGGCCTCCTCGCCGTATTTCTTTACGACCTTGCCTGGGTTTATATGAACGACAG TGCTGTGGCCGCGgacgagccggaggaggaggtggagctggAGGTGCCGGAGGCCGACGAGCGTAGCAGATGGGCAGTGACGTGCCTCATAGGCTGCGCCGGCATCTCGCTTCTTCGCATCGCATGTCTGGTCGACCACCACAACAATCCCCGCATGAGCCTCCTCATGCTTCTGCTCTTCTACCTTGGCGTATTTCTTTGCGGCCTTTTCGAGGCTTTTGTTATCCAAAGGTACCTCAACGTGGAGGGTCAGCAAAAGCTGGTAGATAAATTCTTGTTATTTTATtaa